The Crassostrea angulata isolate pt1a10 chromosome 1, ASM2561291v2, whole genome shotgun sequence nucleotide sequence TTTCGTTTGCGGAAGAAGAcaagaattttgtttataaaatcgTTGGGGAACTTGAAAATTGTCCTGACGAGAGATATGAACTCTGCTTTCACCATCGCGATTTTACACCTGGGGTATCCATTGAAAGAAATATCGTGTCCGCCATTCATTCGAGTCGTAAGACGATTATATTCATGTCAAATTCATATGTGAAATCCTCGTGGTGCAATTACGAATTGCGCATGTCAATGACGAAAGAAGGCCAGACAAACCGTCGAGTGATTGTAATGGTAATTCTGGACAGCATACCCAGGAAAAAACTACCCTTAGAAGTTATGCAGTACTACAAAAAGAACTGCTATGTCGAGAAGCCTGATAAAGATAACGATCTAACAGTTTTTATAAAGACGCTAAAAGAGTCCTTGAAAAACTGAAATGACTTTGAGACGCCGAGTGGGTTCTCCACTTTTTTTGTTGATCGAAGGATACAAAAACTATGTTGTTGATGCTAATATTGCGATACCAGTATCTTTATTTAACTTACAAGCATATTGATAATTAAACTACGAAAGCCAATTTAGTTCATTCTCGTAGGTAAAATaatcgcgaataaacgcgttactTTCGCAAATATACCCGAAAATTTCtcatttaacataaaaatttcgcgaataaacgcggaACTACAGCGAATAAACGCGGAACTACAGCGAATAAACGCACTACTTACTCGAATAAATGCGAAACTTTCGCAATAAAACGCGAAAGatcatgaaatataaatattggtatttCGAATAAGTCATTAAAAACTTAATGGATTTGATGTAGCACTTACTATTTGTAATTTACTTATTATATAAACAAGTACGGGAAATCTTCAAACCGTTgttacttattttaaaaatatatgttccagttatatttgatacatttaaTATAGAGGGCAAAATTGCGTTAACTGAATATGAACAatactcagaaactaatcagccaggaaagctggaacttgtgtggaagcatccacaggtagtgtagattcaaagttgtgaaaatcatgacccctgggggtagggtggggccacaatggggggtcgaagttttacataggaatatatagagtaaatctttaaaaatcttcttctcagaaactaatcagccaggaaagctggaacttgtatggaagcatcttcaggtagtgtagattcaaagttgtgaaaatcatgacccctgggggtagggtggggccacaatggggggggggggtcaaagttttacataggaatatatagattaaatctttaaaaatcttctcagaaactaatcagccaggaaagctgaaacttgtgtagaagcatcctcaagaagtgtagattcaaagttgtgaaaatcatgacccccgagggtagggtggggccacaatgggggagggggtcgaagttttacatgggaatatatagatttaatctttaaaatcgtcttctcagaaactaatctgcCATGATAGCTGAAACTTGcatggaagtatcctcaggtagtgtagattcaaagttgtgaaaatcatgatccctgggggtagggtgaggccacatttggggggggggggtgttaaacttttacataggaatatatagagtaaatctttaaaaatcgtcatCTCAGAacttaatcagccaggaaagctgaaacttgtgtggaagcatccacaggtagtgtagattcaaagttgtgaaaattatgacccccgagggtagggtggggccacaatgggggaggggggtcgaagttttacatgggaatatatagaggaaatctttaaaatcttcttcttagaaactaatctgCCATGATAGCTGAAACTTGcatggaagtatcctcaggtagtgtagattcaaagttgtgaaaatcatgatccctgggggtaggttgagGCCACATTTGgaggggggtgttaaagttttacataggaatatatagagtaaatctttaaaaatcttcatctcagaacctaatcagccaggaaagctgaaacttgtgtggaagcatccacaggtagtgtagattcaaagttgtgaaaatcatgaccctcgagggtagggtggggccacaatgggggaggggggtcgaagttttacataggaatatatagagtaaatctttaaaatcttcttctcagaaactaataagccagatgattctttataattgttaagactttggctccaggacaattcttcggcctcacaagaaggttcagagtttgatgtagctttttttatccatatataaacaattgtttaggatctttttgagaactgcaatactcaacatgtgatatgactataaaatcatcctgttagaaaagagactaatgattataaacattagaatatccagggggggaaatggattttatttatacaggatctacatgtattattgtacattgtccagattgtttgtattatgactcttttaagctgattttatcatacctattgttcctcaggtgagcgatgtggcccatgggcctcttgttcaaaaagaatttgaacataaaataaaaattaaactgaTATTGATTGAAAATTCGCTTGATGTATGCCGTTCTGTgtacaaaaaatgcaaaagtTTCGCGTTTTAACGCAAATTTTAGGCGTTTATTCGCGAACATTTCGCGTAATACCGCGAAAGTTCGCTTAAAATCCTAAAATGTTTGCGTTTATTtacgaaagttacgcgtttattcgcgaacgTTTCGAGTTATATGGCAAAAATTACGCATTTATTCGTGAATGTTTCGCGTTAATTCGCAATTTgcgatatttttttaagtacgAAAATAAGCTCAATAGGCCTTCGTTATAACTAATAAAACATTGCTTGTTTAATCGGACGTTAAAATTCAGAATCTTTTCCCTTTAGATTATgaataagaataaaataatagaaaatcTTACGGAAATTAGCAAATTCTTTGCAATCTTAATATCTTGTTGGATGTagacatactgtggaatcatttaaattcgaggaggccaattttcgtggattgtgatttttttgcttattcgtggggatgtaatttcgtggatgtgccagttttcagtttcagtaacaaagataactcgttctaaatttgttttcgttgaggatgtaaattcgtggggaagggctacccacgaataccacgaacattgagccaccacgaactctaatgattctacagtactttaaattaaaaaaaaaattaaaagattttcaaattttacgcGGGAAATAACGGAAATATCGGTAAATATGTTACAGTGCAGAACACGATATATTATTGATTATCAGTTGGTCATCCCTGTGACTTTGACACTCAATCACTTAACCATTTTTTCTAGActttaaaatgtattacaatGCGATAAATGTCAAATCCTGGTTTAGTTAATACACTTGGGATGAATAATCTGAGGGTAAACGTGAAGCAAAATCAACGAGTCTTCTGCTTATTGAgtgtttatgacaaaaatatcgaaaacttatattttttatttttaccgcaaaaataaatctataaaatttGTGTTAAGAGTTGTACAAgtcaatattattttacaacgatGAACAGCGATcaataaacaaattcaaaaacttttaattttattgttcgTTGGTGAGAGCAAGTCATATAGATATTGGAGGACGCCGGAGTACCCATAAAAGACACAAAAAGTTCAAGCGAGTGACCCTAAAATCCTTTCACATACAACCCCTGCTGATCTCGGGAATCAAGTTTGGGTCGAAGCGTCAAAAAAGCAAGTGTGTAATCAACAACGCTACCCAGATAGACAAAATGTACCGAGGAAGTaataattgaatatatttaatttcaattatgtttttttttttaactttaaaaattgatttcatttattCTCTATTCAAGAGTTCTTTGAATTTGCTCTTTGATTAACACATTGCCCATCCTATTTTACTTGGTTATTTGAAGTGCACTTAATACGCTGAACACGGAagatatcaaattaatttttccgCTTAATTGAGACGTTATtgattgatgaaaataaattgtGATTCACGCTATTTAAAAAAGCCAATCTGATatttattttgagataaatttcctgatttaattttaattgactTAATCATTGAATAAAGGTATCTAGTTATTGTggtgtacatgtagatatgccTCCTTATTATGTCTTGGATTGGACAAATCGTAGTGATTGTTTCATGTATTGCCTGATTGGTCATTTCAACATTGTTTTGTTACTTGAACATTAAATAgttaatcaaatcaaataaagtttttattcCCTAAAATTCACTTTAAAACGGCGCTTTGTTGAGTTTAGTTGcaagtatacatattttcacCACGAAGTTGTTTCAACTTTGGACATCATTCATGTATTTCAAAAGTAAAATGGCATGCAGTGATCTTTTCATTGCTTTATTTTCGTCATATCAAATTGTTCTGGTGACAATACTTCCCTTAAGAGGCGACAATTTGGAATGTCTACTGAAAGGTGGATTTGTTCCTCATGATAGTCTTTTACGTGCAATTTCATCTATAGGGGAAATAGACGCTACTCTCTGTAATTGTCATTTGATTCAGTTTGACTGAAAAAGAAAAGGAAGTCGTAAACCTATCATTCCTTTCTTAGGACATCTGTAATTGTACACAATAAGCTCACTATGAGTACTTATTTCCTTGTCACTTGTTTATTTTCTGTCTTCCTGCAGTGGAAACATCAATTTAAAATCCCCATTAAATCAGAAATTATATTAAGCAATTACAAGGAAAACAAGTTTCCTGTGAGCTCTTGTAGTGATACATTTTGTTTGATGTAAGCTGTATTTGGAACAGTGattataatatgtttttttacCACCGCAAATTCAccttttcatgcatttcttttttgtatttttatgttattgttAAAATCAACGTAGGGATTCCTCATAATGGTGATATATCTACCTTAGATTACAATTCAGATGAAGTGCAAGGGAATTGTAGTGAAAATGGCTGTATTCTTCAGGAAAACATTACAAGCTTTGAATGTCATGGTGGAGACAAAGAGTGTTTAAAGTACCTTTGTTCAAAACCGCATGGAACATTGCGAAGATTGGATTTATCAGGAAACCAATTTACAAATATTCGCAGAGGATGTTTCAGTATGTTTCCTTCTCTTGAAATTCTAAACATATCAAACAACGAAAAGCTAGGATTGGAAAATTTGTACAATGCTGCATTCGGGCTCGATCAAACGAACATAAAGGAACTTTACGCCAACAATATCAACCAAGTCGGGAGTACTTACCCGTTTCCAAGAAATATATCATTGCTGCTACTGAACACCTCGCTTCAAATACTTCAATTGAACTACAACGAAATCCAAATACCAGAATCTGGCTCCATTTACTACTTACCCAGGTCGTTGAAAGATATTTCAGTCAGAGGAAATCGACTTGAAATCAGTCTCATTTTTGGGGAACTCGTTTGGCTTAAAAATCTTACGCGATTGGACATCAGTTTTCAATGCTCAACTCGAGAATATCGCTCTAGATCACGAAGAAATATACATTTCATAGCCGATTTCAACAACCACACAAACTATAAGGATTGCCCAAAAGACATAGGTACTATAAATGTTCTCCAGGTGCTTCCATCTAACCTCGACAAGCTGATAGCCACAGGCATGATAGCCGGAACAAACTGCATTCCATTGTTAAGCACAAGAAACACTAGCAAGCTAAGTTACATTGATATTTCCAGAGATGGATATTACCGATGGATCGGTCCAATTCGTGTTAATGCAACTTTAAACAATGTTACAACTCTCAATTTGTCACACAACCAATGCAGTTATATCAACGACAGTTTTTTTGACAGTTTAACAAAACTTAAAACTTTAGATATTAGCTTCAACTACCTAGGAGCTTACTTTCATCAAGAAAACAAAAGCGGAAATGTGCTCAAAGGATTGACCAACCTGGAAAATTTATATTTGCAGTACAATAAAATCAGTTACCTTCCAAAGAAACTTCTAAAGTATAATAAGGGGATAAAGAAATTAGTAATTAGCAATAACGCTATTGACAAGTGGACGCTAGATATAAGTCACCTCGACAGGTTGACCTTTATTGACTGTTCTCACAACAAACTTGGGCATCTTCCCGACTCAGTTACAAAGAAATTAGATGAGTTACGTAAAGATCACAATGTCACTGTAGATTTTCATCACAATAGAATTGCTTGCACCTGTGACAACTTGCAATTTCTAAACTGGCTTTTCACAACAAAAGTAATGGTAACTTTGTCTGCAGGATGCACTGGCTATGACGGAAATATAACCCAGGCATTTTCATATTTACTTGAAGAATGTAGCAAGGACCATAGCGTAAAGGATTGGCTGTATCCTGTTCAGACTATTTGTCTTCTCTTCATTCTATTTGTCATCGCCGTTGTTATTTACAAGAAACGTTGGGCACTCATCTATCGCTGGTACTTGTTTCGTCTTCGACGAAAAGGATACACCCCAATCGGAGGATGCGATGAGGGTTATCAGTTTGACGCTTTTCTGTCTTTTGCTGACGAAGACAGAGCATTTGTTGAAAGAGTGGTGTCAGAACTAGAGGAAAATTCAGAGCTTCATTTCAAGGTGTGTGTCCATTATAGAGATTTTACTCCAGGAAAATccattaacaaaaatatagttTCGGCTGTCCATTCCAGCAAAAagacaattatatttatttcacgTGCCTATCTTAAAAGTCAGTGGTGTAAATATGAATTACAAATGGCAATAACAGAGGAAAGACACATGGATCGCAGATTGATAATAATGGTCGTGCTTGAAGATATTCCACACAATCAACTTTCTCTTGAGGTTCTACAATACTACAAAAAGAATAGTTACATTGTTAAACCGAAAAACGAACAAGAACTGAACTTCTTTTGGAAAACTTTGAAAGGCGTCGTTGCAAACGATTTATGAATGACTATCTAAAGTTTGTTGTTATTCTAAGAGTTTAAAGCATGTACTAGTACTAGTTTTTGAAAACGTGTTTTGTGAATatgatttgattttctttttcaattattataaaatagcTTTGAAAAGgttcttcataaaaaaaaatgaaataaagagtgAAAGAATTACAGTTTGAAAACTAAAtagaaattaacaatttaacTTTGACAACAAACTGTTTCATTccaaatttcctttaaaatgaTTCTACATTTTACCAAGTTCtttaacataatttaaaatatttgataatgagaatgttataaatatatattgagctattaaagattaattttgtttagcAATGTTTCCGGAagataacaacaaaaaaactaacttttgttataaaataatatatctttAGTGGAGGGAAATAGAAAAAGTTAATCAAATTTTCTTTTGCATTAATCTTTGTCAAAATTTATCTTCCTCgattaataaaaagatattcTAGTATTAATGATTTGGTAATTGGAGTTTGGACCgtgtagtaatttttaaaaacttcatatCTGTGTGGTATAAACTCAAAGCTAAGCCACATGTCATTGGTCATTTCAAGATTGTTTTGTTACTTGAACATTAAAAAGTAAATCAAATAAAGTTTTTATCCCCTAAAATTCACTTTATAGCGACGCTTTGTTGAGTTTAGTTGcaagtatacatattttcacCACGAAGATGTTCCAACTTTGGACATcattcatgtatatcaaaagtaaaatGGCATGCAGTGATCTTTTCGTTGCTTTATTTTCGTCATATCAAATTGTTCTGGTGACAATATTTCCCTTAAGAGGCGACAATTTGGAATATCTACTGAAAGGTGGATTTGTTCCTCATGATTGTCTTTTACGTGCAAATTCATCTATAGGGGAAATAGACGCTACTCTCTGTAATTGTCATTTGATTCAGTTTGACTGAAAAAGAAAAGGAAGTCGTAAACCTATCATTCCTTTCTTAAGACATCAGTAATTTGACACAATAAGCTCACTATGAGTACTTATTTCCTTGTCACTTGTTTATTTTCTGTCTTCCTGCAGTGGAAACATCAATGTAAAATCCCCATTAAATCAGAAATTATATTAAGCAAAAACAAGGAAAACCAGTTTCCTGTGAGCTCTTGTAGTGATACAATTTGTTTAATGTGAGCCGTATTTGGAACAGTGATTACAACATGTTTTTTTACCAGCGCAAGTTTACCAtttcattcatttcttttttgtatgtttttttaaatatcaacgGAGGGATTTCTCATGAAAGTGATGTATACACCTTAGATTACAATTCAGATGAAGTGCACGTGAATTGTAGTGAAAAAGATTGTATTCTTCAGGAAAACATTACAAGCTTTACATGCCACCATAGAAACGAATCGTGTTTGGATGACATTTGCTTGAAACCACATAAAACATTGCAAAGATTGGATTTATCAAGAAacagctttaaaaatattcccAGAGGCTGCTTTAGTACCCTTTCTTCCCTTGAAATTCTAATAATATCAAACAACGAAAAGCTAGGATTGGCAAATTTGTACAATGCCGCATACGGGctcaataaaacaaacattaaggAACTTTATGCCAACAATATCAACCAAGTCGGGATTACCTACCCGTTTCCAAGAAATATATCATTGTTGCTACAAAACACCTCGCTTCAAAAACTACAATTGAACTACAACGAAATCCAAACAGCAGAAACTGGCTCCATTTACAACTTGCCCAGATCGCTAGAAGATATTTCAGTCAGAGGAAATCGACTTGAAATCGGACTCATATTTATAGAACTCGTTtggtttaaaaatcttaaccGATTGGACATCAGTTTCCAATGCTCAACTCGAGAATATCGCTCTAGATCACTAAGAAGTGTGCGTTTTAAAGACGATTTCAGTAACCACACAAACGATAAGGATTGTCCAAACATCACTACTGCTATAAATGTTCTCCAGATGCTTCCGTCTAATCTTACCAAATTAATAGCAACAGGCCTAATATCTGGACGAAATTGCATTCCATTGTTGAGTACAAGAAACTCTAGCAAGCTAAGTTACATTGACATTTCCAGAGATGGATATTACCGATGGATTGGTCCTATTCGTGTAAATCCAAACTGGAACAATGTTACGACGCTCAACCTGTCACACAACCAATGCAGTTATATCAAAGATAActtttttgacaatttaaataaactaaaatatttggatattAGCTTTAACTACCTGGGAGCTTACTTTTATCAAGAAAACAAAAGCGAAAATGTGCTCAACGGACTGATCAATCTGAGAAAATTAGATTTGCAGTACAATAAAATTAGTTACCTCCCTGAGAAActtttaaagaataacaaaGGGATAAAAGATTTAGTAATTAGCAACAATGCCATTGTCAAATGGACGCTAGATATTAGTCACCTCGACAGGTTGACCTTTATTGACTGTTCTCACAACAAACTTGGGCATCTTCCCGACTCAGTTACAAAGAAATTGGATGAGTTACGTAAAGATCACAATGTCACTGTAGATTTTCATCACAATAAAGTTGCTTGCACCTGTGACAACTTGCAATTTCTGAAATGGCTTTTCACAACACAAGTAATGGTTATTTTATCTGTTACTTTATCTGCAGAGTGCACTGGCTATGACGGAAATATAACCCAGGCATATTCATATTTACTTGAAGAATGTAGCAAGGACCATAGCGTAAGGAATTGGCTGTATCCCGTTCAAACTATTTGTCTTCTCTTCATTTTAACTGTCATCGCCGTTGTTATTTACAAGAAACGTTGGGCACTCATCTATCGCTGGTACTTGTTTCGTCTTCGACGAAAAGGATACACCCCAATCGGAGGATGCGATGAGGGTTATCAGTTTGACGCGTTTCTGTCCTTTGCCGACGAAGACAGAGCGTTCGTCGAAAGAGTGGTGTCAGAACTAGAGGAAAATTCAGAGCATCATTTCAAGG carries:
- the LOC128191964 gene encoding toll-like receptor 4, encoding MFFYHRKFTFSCISFLYFYVIVKINVGIPHNGDISTLDYNSDEVQGNCSENGCILQENITSFECHGGDKECLKYLCSKPHGTLRRLDLSGNQFTNIRRGCFSMFPSLEILNISNNEKLGLENLYNAAFGLDQTNIKELYANNINQVGSTYPFPRNISLLLLNTSLQILQLNYNEIQIPESGSIYYLPRSLKDISVRGNRLEISLIFGELVWLKNLTRLDISFQCSTREYRSRSRRNIHFIADFNNHTNYKDCPKDIGTINVLQVLPSNLDKLIATGMIAGTNCIPLLSTRNTSKLSYIDISRDGYYRWIGPIRVNATLNNVTTLNLSHNQCSYINDSFFDSLTKLKTLDISFNYLGAYFHQENKSGNVLKGLTNLENLYLQYNKISYLPKKLLKYNKGIKKLVISNNAIDKWTLDISHLDRLTFIDCSHNKLGHLPDSVTKKLDELRKDHNVTVDFHHNRIACTCDNLQFLNWLFTTKVMVTLSAGCTGYDGNITQAFSYLLEECSKDHSVKDWLYPVQTICLLFILFVIAVVIYKKRWALIYRWYLFRLRRKGYTPIGGCDEGYQFDAFLSFADEDRAFVERVVSELEENSELHFKVCVHYRDFTPGKSINKNIVSAVHSSKKTIIFISRAYLKSQWCKYELQMAITEERHMDRRLIIMVVLEDIPHNQLSLEVLQYYKKNSYIVKPKNEQELNFFWKTLKGVVANDL
- the LOC128191885 gene encoding toll-like receptor 4 is translated as MFFYQRKFTISFISFLYVFLNINGGISHESDVYTLDYNSDEVHVNCSEKDCILQENITSFTCHHRNESCLDDICLKPHKTLQRLDLSRNSFKNIPRGCFSTLSSLEILIISNNEKLGLANLYNAAYGLNKTNIKELYANNINQVGITYPFPRNISLLLQNTSLQKLQLNYNEIQTAETGSIYNLPRSLEDISVRGNRLEIGLIFIELVWFKNLNRLDISFQCSTREYRSRSLRSVRFKDDFSNHTNDKDCPNITTAINVLQMLPSNLTKLIATGLISGRNCIPLLSTRNSSKLSYIDISRDGYYRWIGPIRVNPNWNNVTTLNLSHNQCSYIKDNFFDNLNKLKYLDISFNYLGAYFYQENKSENVLNGLINLRKLDLQYNKISYLPEKLLKNNKGIKDLVISNNAIVKWTLDISHLDRLTFIDCSHNKLGHLPDSVTKKLDELRKDHNVTVDFHHNKVACTCDNLQFLKWLFTTQVMVILSVTLSAECTGYDGNITQAYSYLLEECSKDHSVRNWLYPVQTICLLFILTVIAVVIYKKRWALIYRWYLFRLRRKGYTPIGGCDEGYQFDAFLSFADEDRAFVERVVSELEENSEHHFKVCVHYRDFTPGKSISKNIVSAVHSSIKTIIFISRAYLKSQWCKYELQMAITEERHMDRRLIIMVVLEDIPHNQLSLEVLQYYKKNSYIVKPKNEQELNLFWKTLKGVVANDL